A single Saccharolobus shibatae B12 DNA region contains:
- a CDS encoding MFS transporter has translation MKEINRIAIIGGVRSFSGSIIWPFIGFALYRVYGFSLDTVSIFYLIQALINVIASIGGGIVVDYLGRRNAMMLSTVVSSLALFTAYLVNLPIPIAGLILLQTFFNNIYNVSSTAIVGDIYKRADLVKAFSRQRVGINAGWALGPLIGGYMFTFYGFRMLLLVSSLIAIIPIPLVRLLPEFKGAGSILNFNVNKEFALFLISTFLTFVLVGQLGFGLLTYYNAQLHFTEFQVSILFAINGIMIVAFQDLVGRLISKRIWLIVIGTLIYTFGYFGVAFITNFLVASIDIMIITIAEMIVTPLSQAIANSLSNQSSRGRQIGLYSMVTGIGRVSGSSLISELMNYYLYTPVILWGIMSSFGLVSAAIYLYQIKRIKTNSFQL, from the coding sequence ATGAAAGAGATAAACAGAATAGCGATTATAGGAGGTGTAAGGTCTTTTAGCGGTTCCATAATTTGGCCATTTATCGGATTCGCATTATATAGAGTTTATGGATTCTCGCTGGATACTGTTTCGATATTTTACTTAATCCAAGCGTTGATCAACGTTATCGCGTCAATTGGTGGAGGGATAGTAGTTGATTATTTGGGGAGGAGAAATGCGATGATGCTTTCCACGGTTGTTTCCTCATTGGCTCTATTTACAGCATATCTAGTTAATCTCCCCATACCTATAGCGGGATTGATTTTATTACAAACATTCTTTAATAATATATACAATGTATCTTCTACTGCAATAGTTGGGGATATTTACAAAAGGGCTGATTTAGTTAAGGCGTTTAGTAGGCAAAGGGTTGGAATTAATGCGGGATGGGCCTTAGGACCCTTGATTGGCGGATATATGTTCACATTTTACGGATTTAGGATGCTATTATTGGTGTCAAGTCTGATAGCGATAATCCCAATACCTCTAGTGAGATTATTACCGGAATTTAAGGGTGCAGGCAGTATTTTAAATTTTAACGTCAACAAGGAGTTTGCGCTCTTTCTAATTTCCACATTTCTTACTTTCGTGTTAGTTGGTCAGTTGGGATTCGGTTTACTAACATATTATAATGCCCAACTTCATTTCACAGAATTTCAAGTCAGTATACTATTTGCCATAAACGGAATTATGATAGTAGCATTCCAAGACCTAGTTGGAAGACTTATAAGTAAAAGGATTTGGTTAATTGTAATTGGGACGCTAATTTATACCTTTGGATATTTCGGAGTTGCATTCATCACTAATTTTCTAGTAGCATCAATCGATATTATGATTATAACTATTGCTGAAATGATAGTGACACCACTATCACAAGCCATTGCTAACTCTTTATCAAATCAGAGTTCCAGGGGGAGACAAATTGGATTATACAGTATGGTTACTGGAATTGGCAGGGTATCGGGGTCATCGCTAATAAGTGAGCTTATGAACTATTATTTATACACTCCCGTCATTTTATGGGGAATAATGTCTTCCTTTGGTCTTGTTTCTGCAGCTATTTATTTGTACCAAATAAAAAGGATAAAAACTAACTCATTCCAGCTTTAG
- a CDS encoding MFS transporter — MEPEKFTWDSGKAIISQFIGFLLDSYDLTMILSIAPVLAKVILPPASPLIATFNVILSYSLTIIFRPLGSAIFGNLGDKIGRRADLIITVLGLGIVSALTSALPTYAQVGILSFVLFVLIRVAVGIFAGGEYSAGHPFAMEWTPYKWRGFISGLVQGGFSFGAALAAVVEGIFIGIYGVSGVEEFAWRYVFLTALIPAFIALAVRLAMKETPVFEDVKKRNLIRRTPLVDLFKPPYRRDFFQVMAYMTGMFFFAYSLFAFVPTILEHSPSTFGLGEANYIYSIGTYAAFAGAVMFGTLSQYVGRRRLTIIWSIITFIIAIPIYYGLITAAIAGNAMTAMLFSIIIGIITQGPWGIIPIYLSERFKASMRASGVGFGYSSGIFIGGWFSIYVPLMHNYLFKSIDTPNNVWFSTAVLLMIGALIVGIAQYFGPETLGTRLAEEPQKTIE; from the coding sequence ATGGAGCCAGAAAAGTTCACGTGGGATTCAGGTAAGGCAATAATATCCCAGTTCATAGGATTCCTTCTAGACTCCTATGATCTAACAATGATTTTAAGCATAGCTCCAGTGCTAGCAAAGGTAATTCTACCACCTGCGAGCCCACTAATTGCGACCTTTAATGTCATTCTTTCATATTCTTTAACAATAATATTCAGACCCCTAGGTTCAGCAATATTTGGAAATTTGGGAGACAAGATAGGTAGGAGAGCTGACTTAATAATAACAGTATTGGGCTTAGGAATAGTTAGTGCACTAACTTCAGCATTACCAACTTACGCACAAGTCGGAATTCTTTCATTCGTTCTATTCGTTTTAATAAGAGTTGCGGTAGGTATTTTCGCTGGTGGAGAATACTCTGCTGGTCATCCATTTGCAATGGAGTGGACGCCATATAAATGGAGAGGTTTCATTAGTGGACTAGTTCAAGGTGGTTTCTCATTTGGCGCAGCATTAGCTGCCGTGGTAGAGGGTATCTTCATTGGAATTTATGGTGTATCCGGTGTTGAGGAGTTTGCGTGGAGATATGTGTTTTTAACTGCCTTAATACCGGCTTTTATAGCGTTAGCAGTAAGACTTGCTATGAAAGAAACACCTGTTTTTGAAGACGTTAAAAAGAGGAATCTAATTAGAAGGACACCATTAGTGGATTTGTTTAAACCACCTTATAGAAGAGATTTCTTTCAAGTCATGGCATATATGACAGGGATGTTCTTTTTCGCCTACTCTCTATTTGCATTTGTGCCTACTATTTTAGAACATAGTCCTTCAACGTTTGGCCTTGGAGAAGCAAACTACATATATAGTATTGGTACTTACGCTGCATTTGCTGGTGCAGTAATGTTCGGTACCTTATCCCAGTATGTTGGAAGAAGAAGGTTAACAATAATATGGAGTATAATTACCTTTATAATTGCAATACCAATTTATTATGGGCTTATTACTGCGGCTATTGCAGGTAACGCTATGACTGCTATGTTATTTTCAATAATTATCGGTATAATAACACAAGGACCTTGGGGAATAATACCAATCTATTTATCTGAGAGATTTAAAGCGTCGATGAGGGCTTCTGGAGTGGGTTTCGGTTATTCCTCTGGAATTTTCATAGGTGGTTGGTTCAGTATATATGTACCTCTAATGCATAACTACTTGTTTAAGTCAATAGATACGCCGAATAACGTATGGTTCTCTACAGCAGTATTATTGATGATTGGAGCTTTAATAGTTGGTATTGCACAATACTTCGGACCAGAAACACTAGGAACTAGATT